The sequence TCTATGAtataatttttcatattcACTACCTTCATTACCGGTTTTCTCAGTAACTAACTTTTTATAAGATGGAGTACCTTTTAATGAGCCAACAACTACTTCAACAGGTACCTACCACCTATTTGACCACCCCCAAATTACACATTTCTCCACAATAAATGGAATAAGATACACATTCCTTAGTTTCACCCAAGTCAGAACTAGGAATATCACTTACACAAGCACGATCTTCATATAAAGTACCTTCCTCAGTGATATGAATAATACCTAATGTAACTTGAactgataattttgatttaattgaatcgaAAAAACTTGTAAGTACTATATCcctatttttcaatttcttgaaTCCAAAACTAGCAGGTGGATAACTCTGATCAAGTACTAAGAAAAGTGatgaatttatttgattatttctttgttttttttcaaaatattcaataatACCCTCCTCAATAGTtggtataattttatttgatttaataattgatccaATATCTATAGTTGTTGATGTGGAAGAatcagatttaattaaattataaactaAACATATACGTGTTCCCTCTGTAATTTCTTTAACTTCATGTTCGCAATCTGCATAGAATGcacaatatttaattgttttattggCACTttcaccactaccactaccaacaCCACTAATATTACTACTATCATCCATTGATACTTTTACTTCATTACCTGAATGTCTAATATATAAATCACCACCTAAATGAGATGAAGGTAAATTTACAACTAATGTACCAAACAttttatcttctttttctgTATCTTTATGTGATAAAAAGAATGATcctttattataaattaatagtttATATAGGTTTGCTTTAACTTTATCCTTTTTAGCTAACCCTAAATCTGAGCATACACTTGGTAAAATATATTCTGAAACTATTTTATTGATTATAGTTGgtgtttttaatatttttggaTCCATTTGCCATACTTTTCTAACATTAGTATCTACAATGGTTTGTTCACCTTTACCAAATGGTGCTAGTTcacatttttcaattattttttcaattgattcataAGTAACtggaaattataatttaggACCTTTCTTAACTTCAATATTTGGTATAACTTCACGAACAATTGAACCACTTGAATAATATGAACcaaatgattcaatattttcaggACTTTTTGAAACTTTTTGATTCAATTCTATATCACTTAATTCACttaattttgaaatcattttattttatttttatttttatttttattttattaaattttattttattttattttattttattttatttctattgtAACTTaaactaattaaattatttattttttattttttatttatttatttttttatttatttatttatttatttatttatttatttatttatttatttatttatttatttattttaataagaTTGTTAATTAttctataataatttttattttaatgttttttttaaaattaataaatgttgGTGGAtgggaaattaaaaaattaaattatttttatgaatttAGTCTTTGTAAAGactggaaaaataaaaataaaaataaaaaaaaaaaaataaaaaaaataaaaaaaatcaatttattcttttttcatCAAACCCGTTTACTTTGCTGCActtcttttctttatttagttttaattgattaaatttattttttttttttttttttttttaatcttaaatttttttttttttttttggatcatattattgaaatatctcaaaaattgaaaaaaaaaaaaaaaaaaaaaattaataaaaataaaaataaataaaaataaaaaaaaacttttaaaaaaacgaaaaacgaattttttttttttttttttttcattttccacaattaccaataataattatttcaaaaccGACATTGTAAAATATATAGAAATggcaaaaaagaaaatagaaAGCAGTGATgaaagtagtagtagtagtgatgAAAGCAGCAGCAGTATTGaagtaaaaaagaataaaaacaaaaaaccagaaactaaaataaattcatcaaaaagaaaacatGAATCATCTTCTTCAGAATCTGAAGTAGACtctaaaaaatcaaaatcaacctCACACAAACTTTCAAAactttcaaaaaaacaaagtgAAAGTGAAAGTGAAAGTAGTAGCAGTGAAAGTGAAAGTGAAAGTGAAAAGAGTAGCAGTAGTGAAAGTGAAAGTGAAAGTGAAAGTGAAAATAGTAGCAGTAGTGAAAGTGAAAGTGAAAgtgaaagtgaaaaaaaccaagataaaaaaaagataaataaaagtGATAGCGAAAGCGAAACTGATAGTGATAGCGAAAGCGAAGCTGAcagtgataaaaaaaaaaaagaaagtgaTAGTAGTGATAGTAGTGATAGTGAAAGTAGTGACAGTGATAAAGAAactgaaaataaagataaaaataaaaccaataaaaaagaaagcaGTAGTAGTGATGAAAGTGATAACAACTCATCTGCTGAAAGTTCAAGTgaggaagaagaggaagatgaAGAGGAAGTAGATAAAGTTTTAATGGATATTGAtacaaaaactaaaaaaagtcaaaagggtcaaaaagaaaatgaagatgatgaagaagaagaagaaggggatataattaaaagtacaaaagatttattaaatttattagttaataataataatagtagtataacatcatcattaaattacCCAAATAAGAAAAGAATCTCAAAGAAAACTGAACAAGAAAAAGATTACTTTATTGACAAATCTTCAATTCTCTCAactagattattattattattaagaaaAACTTTATCATTACAAACTGATAATAAATTCTCATTATCAACATTATTCAATCAGTTATCATTTAATCAATCTTCCTCCTCTTCCTCCTCCACCTCAAACACAATTTCAACATACAGTGATTTAACACTTTGGAaagatattcaaaaaaataatcaaaatataataaatcaaactgatcaacaaataaaactaaatgataagaaatcaacaaataaatctgatgaaaacaatataaacaataataataataataataataataagataaACAAAAGTTTTAGAGACTTTTATGTAGATAGAATGACAAATCaatttggtgatgatttaGATAAATTAAGAGATGACCCATATTATAAAGATAGTATGTTAACTATGATTTTAGAAAGTATGGAATCTGGTATCGATTTATATACAACTcaagataaattattattattaaaatcaaataataataataaacaaacaaataaataaattattatttttaatttaatctattattattattattattttttatttttttatttttttttttacaaatttgtCCAAGTGGTAACTTTACTTTTAGTTTCAAATTTAACTAAAGAACCATTGGTTGGTCTTGAATCAGAGTTTGTTGAccattcaaataatttttcagcGACTTCAGAGAGTGGTGTCCAATCATCAAAGTTAGCATCAGACATGTATTTACGATTGGTTGGAGTATCTAATGTAACTGGTAAGATACCTAATGAAGTTGAACCGGCTGGGAGACCACCATTTTCACTTGctaaatctttaataatgTGATGAGTTGCTGCTTTGGTTGCACCATAGGCAATCATACCTGATGTTCTATTCAATGCTGCTGATGCACCTGTTAAAACGAATAAACCACCttgatttaaaagtttaGCTCCAATATGTGCTGATGCAAATGCTGAATATAAATTCATATCGATCATTCCTTTaactgattttaaaaattcatcacTTGATGCATTACCACCTGACCAACCACCTGCTGCACATACAAATGTATCAACTTTAATAccttttagtttttttataaaaaaaaaaaaaataataaataataataaataataataatattagtatttttttttttttttttttttttcaataatataaacttactttttgaattgattttttcaattactgatttaatttcttcttcacctgaatctttaattgtaaaaGAATGATCAGCATTTGGATTTTCACggaaatcaattgaaattgtattCCAActctttgatttaaaaaatttaacaacTTCAGCACCTAAAGCACCTGATCCACCTAAaactaatatattttttgacatttttaaattattattattaaaattattttaaaataatgaaaaaaaaaaaaaaaaattggaattataaaaaaaaaaaataaaaaaaaaaaaatttgaaaaaaaaaaataaaaaaaaaaacaaaatttgaAGGGGTAGATGATCACTCcagaatcaaaaaaaaattaaaatatttcaattccattccagaaattatttttagaaatttcaatttgtttaaaaaaatacacaCGAACGAATTCatttatagattttttaaaaaccaaaaaaggttctcattttgaaaattggaaaaaaaaaaataaaaaaaaaaaaaaaaaaaaaaattctaattttattttattttatttatttatttattttattttatttcattagaTTATATATTgtatatgtatttttttttttttttcttttgaaatgaaatagagataaattatttaatttatttttttattttttttattttttattttttttatttatttttatataaaaattaaaatttcataagAAATTAACCcataattatttcaattaacttttaaaaaaaagtcagTACATacatggtttttttttttattttatttaatttaatttttttttatttcattttttttttttttttttttttaatttttttttttttctttttattttattttattttattttttattttttttttttattttttttttttaattaatactaaatttaaataattataaaattaaatatataaaattacaatagaaaataaaaataataataattaataatgaatgaaaatgaaggaataataatagaaaatattaataatgatagtggTAGTACATATTTAATGAATATATTAGGTatattaataccaataaaGATAGTTGttacaatttatttattttcaaaagcAAGATTACCAGTTGGATTTGCAAGATATTTTGGTAGGTTATATCATTTTATGACCAACCCAATAAGATTAGGATTACAAATTGCAGGTCTTAGAGGACCTTTCATAAGTCAATTGGATGATAACGTTTATTTGGGTGCAATGCCAATGGGATCAGATGTAACATTACtattttacaaatataaaatcaattcaatcgTTAATCTTTGTGATGAATATCAAGGACCAACTCAACATTACACTCAATATGGTATGCAACAATTGTATGTGCCAGTGGTTGATCATTTCGAACCAGATGTTGAAATCATTGagaaatcaattcaattcattttaaaacaaatcgAATTAGGAAATCGTGTTTATATTCATTGTAAAGCTGGTAGAGGTCGTTCAGGTGCAATCGCAATCTGTTGGATAGCTTACTCAAGACGTGTTTCATTAGAAGTTgctcaaaaaattttattagaaaaaagaaaaatagttagaaaacaattatataaacaaaaaaatgttaatcaatattattcatcttattgtttaaatagtaatattaattcaacaacatcaatttaaaaaataaaaaaaaattcaaaaaaattcagtaataataaacaaaactaaaaaaagcGAGAGAAAtagatttttcatttaaaataaaaaaaaaacaattttatttttttaatttttttttattttttttatttttttttattttttttttattgaaaaaacaataatttattttttttttttttttttttttttttttttttttaattatacaaCCACATTATCGATAAAGggatttatttgttttttttttttttttgtctttttttttttttcttctatttaattattcaataaaaaaaaatgaataaaaatcaaaatgattGGAAAGTTGAATTAAGAAAAGCAACAAGATCAAGTTTAATTAGTATAACCAATGAAACAGATTTTCAATTACAAAGAATATCATGTAAATTACAACAGGGAATGTTAAGATTAATCCCACCAGGTATGTTAACaagtttaattattttatgtttttcCCCCCCTACAAGTGGTGTGATTGTtgacattttattttgtgaaaaaaaaaaaaaaaaaaaaaaaaaaaaaaaaagagattataCCACCAAAATCAAGCATAGAATTTGGAACAGAAAGTAATGCATTTATGACAGGTACAAAAGGATCAGTAATTTATATAGTATTACCACCATCAAGTTCACCGATTAATGTTGGAtcaattcaatcattaaCTCATTTACAATCATTAAAACTTTGGGATCCATTagtttatattataattgaatGGTCAACACCATATTGGTCACAACATAGTTGTAGTATTCAagtacaaccacaacaaaattcatcattattaaatgttaaatcaaatttatcacaaagagaaattaataaacaaattcatTCAGAAGTTTTAATGTTTATAcataataatgatagtaatggtgaaattcaatttaaaatttataaaaattcattatcaaatagtggtaatggtagtagtggtggtaataataataataataataatagtttaaataatagtaataatagtataggTAGcagtggtggtaatggtggtggtggtagtaatgGTTCATCACCAAGTATGTCACCACAATTtacatcaatttcaaaaacaaattcaccacaaattattaatacaagtagtaataatttaaatagtagtagtggtaataataataaaccaatattttcaattgtagATAATGATTATACATCATCacaatcaacatcatcaatacCAGTAGTTGCAggtataaatagtaatagtaatagtaatactagtggtagtggtagtacaagtatatcatcaccaaattcatcattttcatcaagtttaccatcatttttttcaaataatttccCATTACCATGGTCAAATGATGGATTTGGAGTTGATGGTGGTTGGAAAGCAAATGTAAAGAGAGGATCACGTGGTCAATTTATAACGATTCGTAATAATACAAGTAAACATTTAATAAGAAGGAATCAAACATGTTTAAATAGTGGAAGATGGTGTGAACCACCACCAGAGGGTATACCACCCAATTCTATGATTGAATTTGGTTCGGTTAGTAGTGGTTTCACTACGGGTACTGATGGTGTAATTCATTATCATAGTCAAGGTTCGAAATCTGATTTTAgatttcaatttaataatccaTTAATGGGTAAATCATCATTCACCTATCATTGTCCAAATGGTTTCAATGTTGAAGAGAAATATACTGATGGTAATATCTCATCAGTATCATTCACAATTAATGAAGGTGATAGTCAAACAATTCCAAAACAAATACCTGATTCACCATTACCAATACCACCAATTAAAACTGATCCAAAACAAGTTTTCATAAATGATGATTCAATTagaatattttcatttaatgttGGTTCAATAAATGTTAAAGAAAGTGGTAAAGAATTAatgaatattaataataataataataacaataatagcaataataataataataataatgatcaaaataaagataaagataatcaaatgttaaataattcaaatttaattaataaaagaattgaacaaatttcaaagaatttaattaatttttcagaGAAATatgatataatattattacaagaagtatttttagattcatcaaaagatattttaataaagaatttaaagatttattatcCTTATATTATTGATAGATGTGGTGAAAATTCGGGATTATTCTTTGCAAGTAGATTCCCACCACTATGGAATGAATTTagacaatttaataatggtattggATCTGATGTAAAATATGGTAAAGGTGTACAAGGTGTGAAATTGGATATATCAACCATTAAAGAGAATACTTATCTTTACGTTTTCAATGCAAATTTACAAGCTAATCCTGATAACTCAATCGCTTGGCAAATGGTGAATGGTGATGATAAGCAAAGGAAAGCAGCAACAGTGCGTACATTACAATTACAATCGATTCGTGATTTCATTTCAACGGAATTGGCAATGCAATCTTCAACCATTGCAAACTCTGCTCTATTATTAGTTGGtgatttcaatttaaatgCAGAGGTTGAGCAAGTCATTTCCGATCATGAGAGTAATAGTATCACTCTCTCACAAATCATACCAGAGTTGGCAAAGAAAATCAATAGTAAAGAGATCACCCTAACTTTTAGTTACCAATTGTTAGagtatttaaatgatttaaatattccaATGAGATATTTAGGCATTCTAAGATcacaattacaaaataatcGTATGAAATCTTTGGTACTCACTGAAATGATCACCTATATCATCAAGAAGGATATCATTGAACATTTAACTCAACGTCATAATCAATATCAgtcaaatattaatgaagATGAACAAATCTATAGAGAGGTGGTATTGGAgacttttaatttaatatttcattatACTAGAAAGGATTGTATTCAATTTTGGCGTCATCATCTTAGAAAGAGATTAAGATCCGAGTTTAGTTCATCCCTATCGGAAATTGAACAACAAGATTGGGTGGATTTAAGAACTCATGTAATTAATCTTCAACTATTTACAAgtttaaaatattctttaGAGATCACTTTTAATCCAAAAGCTGTTTTCCAAATTATGAAAGGTTCAAGAATAAATACAAAAGAAATCATACCCATACCATTGATTTTACCTGAACAAATCGAAGAAATCATTTTACCACCATTAACTTCTTATTGGGGTTCAGATTCAAATACtgatataaattattttacaaatattgatcatttaaaagaacaacaaaaaaaacaagctcaattacaacaattacaacaacaacaagctcaacaacaacaacaagctcaacaacaaacccaacaacaacaaaattcaaatataaatataattaatacaaTAGAATCAtcacaaattcaacaaaataataatatacaaatttatttgaaacaaACTgatgaatataataatatgttAAAGATATTAGGTAATCCTGTTGATTTATTTAGAGAGTCTAATCCATTTTCACCAGGTTATACAATTCATCAATCTTTAAATCAACGTGTTGAAAAACCTTCACTCAAAGAACGTGTAGATTATATATTAAACTTTAAATTATCTCCAAATTTTGGTGATCATGAAGGtagaaatcaattattaaaattggaaTGTACTGAAACTAATATAGTTCCAATGGGTGCAACTCCTCAAACTAGATTATCAAATCATTTTGCATTAGAATGTATATTacatattaaaaagaaataaagaaaaaaaaaaaacaaataaataaaaaacacaaataaaaatttattattttatatataaataataattattactttattttaaataattatttaaagaaataaaaaataaaaaagtaaattttaatcatttattttaataataaatattattattattattattattatcattttttttttaattgactCTCCTTTCTGTATTTTTCAtactttaattaaaaacactttttttttttttttttttttttttttgttggtgGGACATGtgttatttctatttttatattaacacattggtttttttttttttattattttttttttttttttctatttttatttttattttttattttatttttatttttattttattttttttatttttttttttttttttgtaatctGTTGGATAGATACATAATAAATCTATcacataaaatttttattatttattttaaacaaattaaaattaaaattaaaataaaaagacaATATATatgaaatcaaaaaaaaaaaaaaaaataaaataaaaatataaataaaaaaaaaaaaaaaaaaaaaaaggaaataaaaagaagaaaaatattaatatccttttaattgttgaaacTATAATTATAGTTAATATTTATTGATAGTTAAATTGTAATAGTAAATTGTGTAACATAAATtcttaattaattaaaacaataaaaataattaaaaataattaaaataataataataataaaataaaaataatagtaaatataataattttataaaaaataaaatgcctcgatatttttatatatttaatgaaaCAACTTATGATATGGATCTTAAATTAGCATGtaagagtttttttttttttttttttttttttttttttttttttattattttttattatttttttttaattaaaagataaataaataacaaataatttaaaatttttgatatAGATGTAAGCTTTAAAGAcccattttcaaaaattagaatatcattttgtattttattttttattatatcatTTGCAAGTTTATATTTTGGTAAAAGATCATATGATATTAGAAAAAAACCGACCTTTTTTACAGTTATAGCTATAATAGATTCAATAAGTTCTGCTTgtatgtttatttatttatttattttttatttttaaaaaatttttttacatcattattaacaaaaaaaaaaaaaaaaaaaaaaaaaaaaaaaattatagtaAAGGTATTAGTTTTAGGAACCGAATTTATTAAACCAACTTCATTTATACAAATTggaatttcatcatttatttttaattttaattatattttggtTCATATATCAGTATCAGCTTTGGtattttattggttttatttttatttcta comes from Dictyostelium discoideum AX4 chromosome 2 chromosome, whole genome shotgun sequence and encodes:
- a CDS encoding hypothetical protein (Similar to Dictyostelium. serine/threonine protein kinase); translated protein: MISKLSELSDIELNQKVSKSPENIESFGSYYSSGSIVLTYESIEKIIEKCELAPFGKGEQTIVDTNVRKVWQMDPKILKTPTIINKIVSEYILPSVCSDLGLAKKDKVKANLYKLLIYNKGSFFLSHKDTEKEDKMFGTLVVNLPSSHLGGDLYIRHSGNEVKVSMDDSSNISGVGSGSGESANKTIKYCAFYADCEHEVKEITEGTRICLVYNLIKSDSSTSTTIDIGSIIKSNKIIPTIEEGIIEYFEKKQRNNQINSSLFLVLDQSYPPASFGFKKLKNRDIVLTSFFDSIKSKLSVQVTLGIIHITEEGTLYEDRACLVTEKTGNEGSEYEKLYHRACIILTPTTPYKPIKLNQEQPQQQPQQPQQLQQEKQEQQPQQEQQPQQEQQTQQQPQQPQQPQQPQQPQQPHQEQQQKQEQQNDTTSTSTTNTSTAPSTSSTTPTETTSASNAEIKDQPLKKQKLEKNKIK
- the qdpr gene encoding dihydropteridine reductase, with translation MSKNILVLGGSGALGAEVVKFFKSKSWNTISIDFRENPNADHSFTIKDSGEEEIKSVIEKINSKSIKVDTFVCAAGGWSGGNASSDEFLKSVKGMIDMNLYSAFASAHIGAKLLNQGGLFVLTGASAALNRTSGMIAYGATKAATHHIIKDLASENGGLPAGSTSLGILPVTLDTPTNRKYMSDANFDDWTPLSEVAEKLFEWSTNSDSRPTNGSLVKFETKSKVTTWTNL
- the plip gene encoding phosphatidylinositol phosphatase, whose amino-acid sequence is MNENEGIIIENINNDSGSTYLMNILGILIPIKIVVTIYLFSKARLPVGFARYFGRLYHFMTNPIRLGLQIAGLRGPFISQLDDNVYLGAMPMGSDVTLLFYKYKINSIVNLCDEYQGPTQHYTQYGMQQLYVPVVDHFEPDVEIIEKSIQFILKQIELGNRVYIHCKAGRGRSGAIAICWIAYSRRVSLEVAQKILLEKRKIVRKQLYKQKNVNQYYSSYCLNSNINSTTSI
- a CDS encoding cry34 related protein, giving the protein MNKNQNDWKVELRKATRSSLISITNETDFQLQRISCKLQQGMLRLIPPEIIPPKSSIEFGTESNAFMTGTKGSVIYIVLPPSSSPINVGSIQSLTHLQSLKLWDPLVYIIIEWSTPYWSQHSCSIQVQPQQNSSLLNVKSNLSQREINKQIHSEVLMFIHNNDSNGEIQFKIYKNSLSNSGNGSSGGNNNNNNNSLNNSNNSIGSSGGNGGGGSNGSSPSMSPQFTSISKTNSPQIINTSSNNLNSSSGNNNKPIFSIVDNDYTSSQSTSSIPVVAGINSNSNSNTSGSGSTSISSPNSSFSSSLPSFFSNNFPLPWSNDGFGVDGGWKANVKRGSRGQFITIRNNTSKHLIRRNQTCLNSGRWCEPPPEGIPPNSMIEFGSVSSGFTTGTDGVIHYHSQGSKSDFRFQFNNPLMGKSSFTYHCPNGFNVEEKYTDGNISSVSFTINEGDSQTIPKQIPDSPLPIPPIKTDPKQVFINDDSIRIFSFNVGSINVKESGKELMNINNNNNNNNSNNNNNNNDQNKDKDNQMLNNSNLINKRIEQISKNLINFSEKYDIILLQEVFLDSSKDILIKNLKIYYPYIIDRCGENSGLFFASRFPPLWNEFRQFNNGIGSDVKYGKGVQGVKLDISTIKENTYLYVFNANLQANPDNSIAWQMVNGDDKQRKAATVRTLQLQSIRDFISTELAMQSSTIANSALLLVGDFNLNAEVEQVISDHESNSITLSQIIPELAKKINSKEITLTFSYQLLEYLNDLNIPMRYLGILRSQLQNNRMKSLVLTEMITYIIKKDIIEHLTQRHNQYQSNINEDEQIYREVVLETFNLIFHYTRKDCIQFWRHHLRKRLRSEFSSSLSEIEQQDWVDLRTHVINLQLFTSLKYSLEITFNPKAVFQIMKGSRINTKEIIPIPLILPEQIEEIILPPLTSYWGSDSNTDINYFTNIDHLKEQQKKQAQLQQLQQQQAQQQQQAQQQTQQQQNSNINIINTIESSQIQQNNNIQIYLKQTDEYNNMLKILGNPVDLFRESNPFSPGYTIHQSLNQRVEKPSLKERVDYILNFKLSPNFGDHEGRNQLLKLECTETNIVPMGATPQTRLSNHFALECILHIKKK